One Microcaecilia unicolor chromosome 4, aMicUni1.1, whole genome shotgun sequence genomic region harbors:
- the SLITRK1 gene encoding SLIT and NTRK-like protein 1: MLLWILLLETSLCFAAGNVTRDVCKEKICSCNEIEGDLHVDCEKKGFSNLQHFTAPTSQFYHLFLHGNSLTRLFPNEFANFYNAVSLHMENNGLHEIVPGAFLGLQLVKRLHINNNKIKSFRRHTFLGLDDLEYLQADFNLLRDIDPGAFRDLNKLEVLILNDNLISTLPNNVFQYVPITHLDLRGNRLKTLPYEGVLEQIPGIAEILLEDNPWDCSCDLFSLKEWLENIPKNALIGRIICEAPTRLQGNDLNETTEQDLCPLKNGVDSGLAAPPAQEETCDPGPIPTSFKINGQNEAATPGLAQHGGTKIPGNWQIKNRPTPAISTIIAKKMSVNVLCPLVCSCGQQIPGSGLKVDCSNKNVNSVADLEPKPSNVQELFLRENKIHTLRRSHFLDYRNLSLLDLGNNNIGIVENNTFQNLFDLRWLYMDKNCLDTLMPEKFTGLQNLEYLNLEFNFIQLILPGTFNPMPNLRILILNNNLLKSLPVDVFAGISLSKLSLHNNYFMYLPVAGVLDQLTSIIQIDLHGNQWDCSCNNVPFKQWAERLGSEVIVSDLKCYFPEEFWGKDFKFLSNDMMCPLLYAKISPTSSSNKNSTGFAETGTHSNSYLETSRVSISVLVPGLLLVFVTSAFTVVGMLVFILRNRKRSKRRDANSSASEINSLQTVCDSSYWHSGPYNADGTHRVYDCATHSLSD, translated from the coding sequence ATGCTGCTTTGGATTTTGTTGCTGGAGACGTCTCTTTGTTTTGCCGCTGGAAACGTTACAAGGGACGTTTGCAAAGAGAAGATTTGTTCCTGCAACGAGATAGAAGGGGATCTACATGTAGACTGTGAGAAAAAGGGATTTTCAAACCTGCAGCATTTTACCGCCCCCACTTCCCagttttatcatttatttttgcATGGAAATTCCCTAACGCGACTTTTCCCTAATGAGTTTGCTAACTTTTACAATGCAGTCAgtttacacatggaaaataaCGGTTTGCATGAGATTGTTCCTGGGGCTTTTCTTGGATTGCAGCTGGTGAAACGTTTGCACATAAATAACAACAAGATCAAATCGTTCAGACGGCATACTTTTCTTGGGCTGGACGATTTGGAATATCTCCAGGCTGATTTTAATTTGCTAAGGGATATTGACCCAGGAGCTTTCAGGGACTTGAACAAATTGGAGGTTTTGATTTTAAATGATAACCTCATCAGTACCCTACCTAACAACGTGTTTCAGTATGTTCCGATCACGCACCTGGACCTCAGGGGAAATCGACTTAAAACCCTGCCTTATGAGGGGGTGCTGGAGCAAATACCAGGCATTGCTGAAATCCTTCTAGAGGATAACCCATGGGATTGCAGTTGTGATCTTTTCTCTCTGAAGGAATGGTTGGAAAACATCCCCAAAAATGCTTTGATTGGTAGGATAATTTGCGAAGCCCCCACTAGACTGCAGGGAAATGATTTGAATGAAACCACCGAGCAAGACTTGTGTCCCTTGAAAAATGGAGTGGATTCTGGTCTGGCTGCACCTCCTGCCCAAGAGGAGACCTGCGATCCCGGCCCAATACCAACCTCTTTTAAAATAAACGGTCAGAATGAGGCAGCTACGCCAGGATTAGCGCAACACGGAGGTACAAAGATTCCGGGCAACTGGCAAATAAAAAACAGACCCACTCCCGCCATATCCACAATTATTGCAAAAAAGATGTCGGTTAACGTTCTCTGTCCCTTGGTTTGTAGCTGCGGTCAGCAGATCCCTGGCTCGGGATTAAAGGTTGATTGCAGTAACAAAAATGTGAATAGTGTCGCTGATTTGGAGCCAAAGCCGTCTAATGTGCAAGAGCTGTTCCTGAGAGAGAATAAAATACATACACTCAGGAGATCGCATTTTCTGGATTACCGAAATCTTAGTCTATTGGATTTGGGAAACAACAACATCGGAATTGTAGAGAACAATACATTTCAGAACCTCTTTGATCTCCGGTGGTTGTACATGGATAAGAACTGTTTAGACACTTTAATGCCTGAGAAATTCACAGGACTGCAAAACCTGGAGTATCTCAATTTGGAGTTTAACTTTATTCAGTTGATTCTTCCCGGCACCTTTAACCCTATGCCTAATCTAAGGATTCTGATTCTCAACAACAATCTTCTGAAATCCCTCCCGGTGGATGTGTTCGCAGGGATCTCTCTTTCCAAACTCAGCCTGCACAACAATTATTTTATGTACCTCCCTGTAGCTGGGGTGTTAGATCAGCTGACCTCCATCATACAAATAGACCTACATGGCAACCAGTGGGACTGTTCCTGTAATAATGTGCCTTTCAAACAATGGGCAGAGCGACTGGGAAGCGAAGTGATTGTGAGTGATCTGAAGTGTTATTTCCCTGAAGAATTTTGGGGGAAGGATTTCAAGTTCCTTTCCAATGACATGATGTGCCCTCTGTTGTATGCAAAAATCTCTCCCACGTCCAGTTCGAATAAAAACAGCACGGGTTTTGCAGAGACAGGCACTCATTCAAATTCGTACTTAGAAACCAGTAGGGTATCTATCTCTGTTCTGGTACCAGGACTCCTGCTGGTGTTTGTCACCTCTGCCTTTACAGTGGTTGGCATGCTGGTGTTTATCCTAAGGAACAGAAAGAGATCAAAGAGAAGGGATGCTAATTCATCTGCATCCGAAATCAATTCCTTGCAGACAGTTTGCGATTCTTCATACTGGCACAGCGGACCCTATAATGCAGATGGGACGCACAGAGTATATGATTGTGCAACACATTCACTCTCAGACTAG